One region of Rhodothermus profundi genomic DNA includes:
- a CDS encoding copper resistance system multicopper oxidase, with amino-acid sequence MGTFTRRDFLQALAVLGITTGLEALLPAYARPRPQVRPLRRQTDGPVTYDLTIAETPIRIGARKATATTINGTVPGPLLRFREGDEVILRVTNRLKEDTSIHWHGLLVPFDMDGVPGVSFPGIKPGETFEYRFRIRQHGTYWYHSHSGLQEQTGVYGPLIIDPAEEPYPYDREYVIVLSDWTFENPYRVLARLRKYPGYYNFQRRTLSNLFEEARERGFWSALKDRLSWGRMRMGATDIVDITGATYTYLLNGRAPEDNWTGLFRPGERVRLRFINAAAGSFFDVRIPGLPMTVIQADGQYVQPVTVDEFRIGIAETYDVIVEPKEEKAYTIFAESMDRSGYARGTLAPREGMEGPIPPLRKRPLRTHADMGMVHGDGDHAGMQHGGMQQHEGREHRPMHHQNQQHQDMSHAQHGAMMAGMMGGVGQPPGMPPEPQPHSKETHGPGNAAIPMVTRSRLHEPGVGLGEDGWRVLVYTDLKSLYPRKDFRPPTREIELHLTGNMERFLWSIDGKTYSEAPEPIRLRYGERVRLILVNDTMMEHPMHLHGMWMELENGHGRHIPLKHTILVKPAERVSVLITPDEPGPWAFHCHILYHMDMGMFRVFEVSEPETAAKTSS; translated from the coding sequence ATGGGAACGTTTACACGGCGTGATTTTTTGCAGGCGCTGGCTGTGCTGGGGATCACGACAGGCTTAGAAGCCTTGCTACCGGCTTATGCGCGGCCGCGTCCGCAAGTGCGACCGCTTCGCCGGCAGACTGATGGTCCGGTCACGTACGATCTAACCATCGCCGAAACGCCGATTCGGATTGGCGCGCGGAAGGCTACGGCGACCACCATCAATGGTACCGTTCCGGGTCCTCTGCTTCGCTTTCGCGAAGGAGATGAAGTCATTCTGCGCGTTACCAATCGACTGAAGGAGGATACGTCCATTCACTGGCATGGTCTGCTGGTACCCTTTGATATGGACGGGGTGCCGGGCGTCAGTTTTCCAGGAATCAAGCCGGGCGAAACATTCGAATATCGGTTTCGCATCCGCCAGCATGGTACCTATTGGTACCATAGCCACAGTGGGTTGCAGGAACAGACAGGCGTCTACGGCCCCCTCATTATTGACCCCGCAGAAGAGCCGTATCCGTATGATCGCGAGTACGTGATTGTCCTGAGCGATTGGACTTTTGAAAATCCCTACCGGGTGCTGGCCCGCCTGCGCAAATATCCGGGCTATTACAACTTTCAGCGGCGCACGCTGTCCAATCTGTTTGAGGAAGCCAGAGAGCGGGGCTTCTGGAGCGCCCTGAAAGATCGACTGAGCTGGGGACGCATGCGCATGGGGGCCACCGACATTGTCGATATTACGGGAGCCACCTATACCTATCTGCTCAACGGCCGTGCTCCCGAAGACAACTGGACCGGTCTGTTCCGGCCTGGCGAGCGCGTGCGGCTACGCTTTATCAATGCGGCAGCCGGTAGCTTCTTCGACGTGCGCATTCCCGGGCTGCCCATGACCGTAATTCAGGCCGACGGGCAGTACGTGCAGCCGGTGACGGTCGATGAATTTCGCATCGGCATCGCCGAAACCTATGACGTCATCGTCGAGCCCAAAGAGGAGAAGGCCTATACAATTTTTGCTGAATCCATGGACCGGAGTGGCTATGCCCGGGGCACACTGGCACCCCGCGAGGGCATGGAAGGTCCCATTCCCCCGCTCCGGAAACGTCCCCTACGAACCCACGCCGACATGGGCATGGTGCACGGAGATGGGGACCACGCAGGCATGCAGCATGGCGGCATGCAGCAGCATGAAGGAAGGGAGCACCGGCCAATGCACCACCAGAATCAGCAACATCAGGACATGTCCCATGCTCAACATGGGGCCATGATGGCCGGCATGATGGGAGGCGTAGGCCAGCCTCCAGGCATGCCACCGGAACCACAACCGCACAGCAAAGAAACGCACGGCCCTGGCAACGCAGCCATTCCGATGGTTACGCGAAGCCGTCTGCATGAGCCGGGCGTGGGACTGGGCGAGGATGGCTGGCGCGTGCTGGTCTACACCGACCTGAAAAGCCTTTACCCACGAAAAGACTTTCGTCCGCCTACCCGAGAGATTGAGTTGCACCTGACCGGCAACATGGAGCGCTTCCTGTGGAGCATCGACGGAAAAACCTACTCCGAAGCGCCAGAACCCATCCGGCTTCGCTACGGAGAGCGGGTGCGACTCATTCTCGTCAATGACACGATGATGGAACACCCCATGCACCTGCACGGGATGTGGATGGAACTCGAAAACGGCCATGGCCGGCATATTCCTCTTAAACATACCATCCTGGTCAAGCCGGCCGAACGGGTCTCGGTGCTGATCACCCCTGATGAGCCCGGCCCCTGGGCTTTCCACTGCCACATCCTCTATCACATGGACATGGGGATGTTTCGGGTCTTTGAAGTCAGCGAACCAGAAA
- a CDS encoding response regulator transcription factor codes for MWILLVEDDERLARALARGLREEGYQVDRVADGLEAEARVQASTYDALIVDWRLPRMDGQTLVRRLRQAGYQMPILMLTALDDLEHRVAGLDAGADDYLGKPFAFEELLARLRALLRRAPVWQPSDLIRVGPLEINERRRQARIGDQVLPLRPKEYDLLRFLARHPGEVLSRTRIAEQVWGDPFYVSDNTIDVTVSGLRQKLSEATPALQIETVRGVGYALRVSSEEMFSS; via the coding sequence ATGTGGATTTTGCTCGTAGAAGACGATGAGCGGCTGGCGCGGGCGCTGGCCCGCGGGCTGCGCGAGGAAGGGTATCAGGTCGATCGAGTAGCCGATGGCCTGGAAGCTGAAGCGCGCGTGCAGGCCAGCACCTATGATGCGCTCATCGTCGATTGGCGTTTGCCCCGAATGGACGGTCAGACCCTTGTCCGCCGCCTGCGGCAGGCAGGCTACCAGATGCCTATCCTGATGCTGACAGCATTGGATGATCTGGAGCATCGCGTGGCCGGCCTGGATGCGGGCGCCGACGACTATCTGGGCAAACCGTTTGCCTTTGAAGAATTGCTGGCGCGTTTGCGGGCGCTGCTGCGACGGGCGCCTGTGTGGCAACCCAGCGACTTAATTCGGGTAGGACCGCTGGAAATCAACGAACGACGCCGCCAGGCGCGAATCGGCGACCAGGTGCTTCCGCTTCGGCCCAAAGAGTACGACCTTCTGCGTTTTTTGGCTCGCCATCCCGGAGAGGTGCTTTCGCGGACACGGATCGCCGAACAAGTATGGGGCGATCCCTTCTACGTCAGCGACAATACCATTGATGTGACGGTTTCGGGACTGCGTCAGAAGTTGAGTGAGGCAACCCCGGCCCTGCAAATCGAAACGGTCCGGGGCGTAGGATATGCCCTGCGCGTCAGCTCGGAAGAAATGTTTTCCTCATGA